Proteins encoded in a region of the Enoplosus armatus isolate fEnoArm2 chromosome 16, fEnoArm2.hap1, whole genome shotgun sequence genome:
- the LOC139298882 gene encoding ephrin-A1-like isoform X1: protein MDLVWIVGFVVSVCACFASAERHSIYWNSTNPKFLWDDYAVEVKLNDYLDIVCPHYPQGEVPSLDAERYVLYMVEREDYESCKPQSYDQMRWECGHPFAPHAPEKFSEKFQRFTPFTLGKEFRQGESYYYISKPLHHHGQECLRLRVDVVAADGSQEARVAKGGGAVVGAGGGVHNPSSRPPAADDPGVLPEVQKSTRTNSARAAASLSILSLLVPFSLLLLLH, encoded by the exons atggaTTTGGTTTGGATTGTGGGCTTCGTAGTGAGCGTCTGCGCCTGCTTTGCCTCAGCGGAGCGGCACAGCATCTACTGGAACAGCACGAACCCAAA GTTTCTATGGGACGACTACGCTGTAGAGGTGAAGCTCAATGACTACCTGGACATCGTCTGCCCCCATTACCCTCAGGGTGAGGTGCCGTCGCTGGATGCCGAGCGATACGTGCTCTACATGGTGGAGCGCGAGGACTACGAATCCTGCAAGCCCCAGTCGTACGACCAGATGCGCTGGGAGTGTGGCCATCCGTTTGCTCCTCACGCCCCTGAGAAGTTCTCTGAAAAGTTCCAGCGTTTTACGCCTTTTACTCTGGGAAAGGAGTTCCGCCAAGGAGAAAGCTACTATTATATCT CCAAACCTTTGCACCACCATGGACAGGAGTGCCTCAGGCTGAGGGTGGACGTCGTAGCTGCTGATG gctCTCAAGAGGCCAGAGTGGCTAAAGGAGGTGGGGCTGTAGTTGGAGCCGGGGGTGGGGTTCACAACCCGTCCAGCAGACCGCCTGCAG CAGATGACCCAGGTGTCCTGCCAGAGGTCCAGAAGAGCACACGGACAAACTCTGCACGGGCAGCTGCATCCCTCTCAATCCTCTCATTGCTAGTCCCATTTTCATTACTGCTATTGTTGCACTGA
- the LOC139298882 gene encoding ephrin-A1-like isoform X2, whose protein sequence is MDLVWIVGFVVSVCACFASAERHSIYWNSTNPKFLWDDYAVEVKLNDYLDIVCPHYPQGEVPSLDAERYVLYMVEREDYESCKPQSYDQMRWECGHPFAPHAPEKFSEKFQRFTPFTLGKEFRQGESYYYISKPLHHHGQECLRLRVDVVAADGSQEARVAKGGGAVVGAGGGVHNPSSRPPADDPGVLPEVQKSTRTNSARAAASLSILSLLVPFSLLLLLH, encoded by the exons atggaTTTGGTTTGGATTGTGGGCTTCGTAGTGAGCGTCTGCGCCTGCTTTGCCTCAGCGGAGCGGCACAGCATCTACTGGAACAGCACGAACCCAAA GTTTCTATGGGACGACTACGCTGTAGAGGTGAAGCTCAATGACTACCTGGACATCGTCTGCCCCCATTACCCTCAGGGTGAGGTGCCGTCGCTGGATGCCGAGCGATACGTGCTCTACATGGTGGAGCGCGAGGACTACGAATCCTGCAAGCCCCAGTCGTACGACCAGATGCGCTGGGAGTGTGGCCATCCGTTTGCTCCTCACGCCCCTGAGAAGTTCTCTGAAAAGTTCCAGCGTTTTACGCCTTTTACTCTGGGAAAGGAGTTCCGCCAAGGAGAAAGCTACTATTATATCT CCAAACCTTTGCACCACCATGGACAGGAGTGCCTCAGGCTGAGGGTGGACGTCGTAGCTGCTGATG gctCTCAAGAGGCCAGAGTGGCTAAAGGAGGTGGGGCTGTAGTTGGAGCCGGGGGTGGGGTTCACAACCCGTCCAGCAGACCGCCTGCAG ATGACCCAGGTGTCCTGCCAGAGGTCCAGAAGAGCACACGGACAAACTCTGCACGGGCAGCTGCATCCCTCTCAATCCTCTCATTGCTAGTCCCATTTTCATTACTGCTATTGTTGCACTGA